The following nucleotide sequence is from Chryseobacterium sp. CY350.
AAACAAAATATTCTAGTCAGGATATTGCAGATCTATTAGAAGTCGACAGAAACACATATTCTAATTGGGAAAACGAAGCAACAGACATAAAGTCACAATACATTCCAAAGTTAGCAGATATCTTTAATGTGAAAATTCAGGATCTATTTGATACTGAGCAAAAATTTCAAATAAATAACTTTTAAAACCATGATAATGCAACTGGTCAGCAAGGAATTATCATTAACATAACAGATTCTGAAACTGCCAAGCTTATAAGTTCACAGCTTGAAGAATTGATTAACAGTCTAAAGAAATAAAAAAAATCTACCCGTAATTATTCATTTTGCAGGAAGGTAAATCACTCTTTTGAAGATCGTTTGTCATTCAGAAGCAACCTACATTATTTTCTTTCGTTTAGATTACTTCAGAACAACAAAGATTGTTTAGCAATTACTCAAAAGGTTTTAATTCTAAAGGATTGTTATTCATTTCCTTTAGCTTTTCAAGTTTCT
It contains:
- a CDS encoding helix-turn-helix domain-containing protein, encoding MGTNLKRLRSKTKYSSQDIADLLEVDRNTYSNWENEATDIKSQYIPKLADIFNVKIQDLFDTEQKFQINNF